The DNA sequence AACTGCCGGCCATGACGGAAATCAGTTTGCATTTCTTTCGAATCAAATCGACGCCGGACAGTGAACTGAATTCGTCGCCATCGGTTTCCAACAGATCGGCAAGGTTGGTTGCCAAGCCGACTTGAATAATGACGACGCTGTGGTCTTCGCTAGCCGCCAGTACTTCGCGAAGCACATCAACGGCGGGAGGGACGTCATCGCTGGATTCGACGTCATGGGGATAGCGAAGTTTTTGGCCGTCGGTTGCTTTACAAACCTTTAAATAGGCGCTCTTTCGACGTTGAGCATCGCGAGTCGCACCGATCGACAGGTCGCCTCGCCCGTAAAACGTATTGACCGCATCGACGAAAGGTGCGGCGAGCGGATTGACCTTGGAAATCGTCACGGCCTTCAATTCGCATTCACCGCGATCTTGCAATGCATGGAGCATCGCGAGCGCCAGGACGTCGTCACAATCGCCAGTGATGTCCGTATCGAAGATCACCGGGACCGGAGTTGTTGATTGTGGTGCGAACAGCCCCTCTCGCAGATCTCGGTTGTCTTGTGCACTCCCGGTCACTGGCAACAAGACGATCGAACACAGAAATACGGCGACGAACGGAGCGACGAGGCGTTGATACATCAGTGGGTTTCTTTGGAGAGACGTTGTCGAAGTGAATCGAGTAGGACGGCTAGGATGATCACGCCGCCGGTGATTAGTTGCTTAATTGCATCGTCGACACCCATCTGTGCCAAACCCGATTGCAGAACCGCGATGATGAGAACACCGATGAATGAAGCGATCACGCTACCACGACCGCCCATCAGACTCGTGCCGCCGATGACACACGCGGCGATCGCGGATAATTCGAGTCCACGTGCCGCATTGGGGTCGGAAGTTAACAACCGACCGGTATGCGAAATTGATGCAAGTCCGCAGAGCAGGCCGCTGATCGCAAACGTCGCCACAAAAATCGGTGCCGTACGAATGCCGCTCATCTTGACCGCTTCCTTGTTCGTTCCGATCGCGATGCAATACCGGCCGTAAACCGTTTGGGTCAGAAGAAATTGGGCGATCAACACGGTCGCAATGGCGAACAAGAACGAGGGGGAAAGCGACAAGCCTTCGATCGGTTCTCCAAACCATTCAAATTTGCTGCCGATATAGATCGACTGATTGTCGGTAACAAGTTTGGTGCCCCCGCGGGCCATCTCCAGCATGCCCAGCGTCACGATAAAGGAAGGGATTGCGAACCAAGCGGATACGAATCCGCTAAGAAATCCGCAGCAAGTCGTCGTCAACACGCATAACGCAATGGCCGGAATGACACCGAGATCGTATTCGGTCATCGCAACTCCGATGACGGCCGCGCCGAGTGCGAGTAGTGATCCGACCGACAAATCAATTCCGGCGACGATCAATACCAACGTCATCCCGACCGATACAAATATCAAATCGGGGCTACTGTTGGCGATTGTTAATGCGGTTTGAATGCGAAAAAAATTGTCTGTCAAACTGGCGAATAAGATGATCAATATGATGAGCACGCCGAGCAGCCCGGCGTACTCGATGACTGCCGAAAAGATTCGGCGACGGAGGACGACGCCTCCGGAGGGAAGACGATCGGCACTGTTCATGCTCGCACCTCCGCAGGCATTTCGAAACTCGCTTGCAGGATCAAGTCTTCACTCCACTGGTCTCTTGAAAAGGTACGGATCAGGTGACCGTGATTCATCACCGCGATCGTATCGCAGGTTTCAAATAATTCATCCAAATCGCTGCTGACGATCACGATCCCTTTCCCCGACGCAGCGATTTCGTCAAGCAACTGATAGATCCGTCGACGAGCGCCGACGTCGATTCCACGAGTCGGTTCGTCAAACAGAAACACGTCGGCATCGTTGGCAAGCCATTTCGAGATGACGACTTTTTGTTGGTTACCGCCACTCAATGTACCGACAGGCTGTTCGATACTTGTGCACTTGGTTTGGAGCCGAACGCAGAGGTCTTCGCTCGTGTGTTCTTCGGCACGGCGGCGGATCAGCGAGAAATTCGAAAAACGCTTGCGAAGCGATGCCAGAGTGATGTTACTGCGGATCGGTTGTGGCAACAGCAAACCGTTATCCTTGCGATCTTCGGTCACCATTGCCAAACCGGATGCAATGGCTTGACGGGGGTGTTCGAATCGTTGCGGAGGACGATCGGCCACTTTTACGGTCCCGCTACTAGCTACGTCCGCACCAAAGATTGCTCGCAGTAGCTCGGTTCGTCCACTTCCAACCAATCCCGTGATGCCGAACTTTTCACCCGCTTTTACTTCGAATGAAAAGTGACGGACCGGTCCACAATGGATCTGATCGACTCGCAGCACCGGTGGTTTGTTCTGATCGATATAACTGTGGAACTGATGGGGTGGCGCGGAACTCGCATCGGGACCGACGCCGCTCATCAAGTCAACCATCTCATCAGTCGAGGTTGATCGAACGTCGCGGGTGCAGACATAACGACCGTCGCGAAGTACCGTGATTCGTTCGGCGATTTGCTTGATCTCGTCGAGACGATGCGAGATGTAAATCATCCCGACGCCTCGCTGTTTCAGTTCGGTCAACTGTTCGAAGAGGCGAGTCGTTTCCGAACCGGACAGCGCCGCGGTCGGTTCGTCCAAGATGAGCACTCGGCACTGTCGCGCGAGCGCAGCGGCGATTTCGACCATTTGTTGCTGACCGACGCCAAGATGACCCACTGGCGTGGACGGATCGAGATGTTCAAGTCCTAGTCGAGCGAGCGCCGATGTCGCGTCTTGGTGAAGCTGTTTGCGCCGGATCAATCCACCGGTATTGGGGAGGTCAGACAGAAACAGGTTCTCGGCGACCGATAGCGTGGGCAGCAGGTTCAGCTCTTGCTGGATGATTTGAACGCCCGCGGTCTCCGCTGCCTGCTTGTTTGTGGGGGCGAAAGCCTGGCCGCGCAGACGCATCGTGCCCGAAGTGACCGACGTTAAACCGGCGATCATTTTGCATAGCGTGCTTTTCCCGGCACCGTTGGCGCCTAGCAACGCATGGATTTCTCCAGGGACAAGGTCAAACGACACGTCACGCAACACGACCACTTTGCCGTATTGCTTGGTCATCCCCTGGGTCGTGAGGACTTCGGTCACGCCGCTATTCCTGCGTTGATGCTTCTGCGGAAGCGGCAATCGTTTCTGCCGTGACCAGGTCAACCGGCGTTTCTGTGTCGCCGATTGCTGTATCCGGATTGCTCAGTTTTTTAAGCGCTAGTTCGATTCCGAAGACGGCGAGTTGATCGGCATGCTGATCGGCGGTTGCCAAAACCTTCCCCGATCGCACGGCATCTTGGATTGCCGAGATATTGTCGAATCCGACGATCTGGACGGTGTCAGCCTTGCCGGCAGATTTGACGGCCGCGATCGCCCCGAGCGCCATCGTGTCGTTCGCTGCCAGGATGGCCTTTACATCCGGATGCTCACTCAGGATCGAGGACGTGATCGTGTTGGCATTGCTCATCTCCCATTGAGCGCTTTGCTTGGAGACAATTTCGGCGCCGAGTGCCTCCATCGCGTCTTCGAATCCGGCAACCCGTTGCTGCGAATTTGCAGCCGTTTGGATGCCTTCTAAGATGGCGACTCGGTCTCCGGCGGAAAGTTTCTTGGCCAAGTATTCACCGACCTTTTTTGCACCGGCGCGATTATCGGGGCCTACGAATGGAACTTCGATTTCCTCCGCCGCCAGAACTTCCGGGTCGAGTTTGTTGTCGATGTTCACGACCACAATGCCTTGCTTGATTGCTTTGCGAAGTGCCGGTGCCAGTGCTTTCGAATCCGCCGGCGCGATCACGATCGCGTCGACGCCCGCGGATACCATTTCATCGACCAACGCTACTTGACCGCTCAAATCCGTTTCTTCTTTGATGCCGTTGACGATCAAGGTGTACTGCTCGGAATGGGCTTCGGCATGTTCACGCGCCCCATCGGCCATCGTCGAGAAAAACTCGTTGGCGAGTGATTTCATGATCAACGCAACTTTCGGTTTGCCGTCTCCGTCCGTCCCTGATCCGGTCGGATCGGAAGCGGACTTGGTGCATCCCGCGATGGCGGCGCTGAAGAG is a window from the Roseiconus lacunae genome containing:
- a CDS encoding nucleoside hydrolase, producing MYQRLVAPFVAVFLCSIVLLPVTGSAQDNRDLREGLFAPQSTTPVPVIFDTDITGDCDDVLALAMLHALQDRGECELKAVTISKVNPLAAPFVDAVNTFYGRGDLSIGATRDAQRRKSAYLKVCKATDGQKLRYPHDVESSDDVPPAVDVLREVLAASEDHSVVIIQVGLATNLADLLETDGDEFSSLSGVDLIRKKCKLISVMAGSFGPVMNKDRHPEANVINGIDAMQRFAKLSPDEVPVVWSEFRIGLEAPYPRESIARDFAYVPHHIVREAYLLHSGPNHDRPTWDLTSVLHAVRPEDQYFGLSQPGRVSVDEEGFTEFAPDGNGRDRLLTMTPRQAIRVIEAQRTLSSQPPRSR
- a CDS encoding ABC transporter permease, which codes for MNSADRLPSGGVVLRRRIFSAVIEYAGLLGVLIILIILFASLTDNFFRIQTALTIANSSPDLIFVSVGMTLVLIVAGIDLSVGSLLALGAAVIGVAMTEYDLGVIPAIALCVLTTTCCGFLSGFVSAWFAIPSFIVTLGMLEMARGGTKLVTDNQSIYIGSKFEWFGEPIEGLSLSPSFLFAIATVLIAQFLLTQTVYGRYCIAIGTNKEAVKMSGIRTAPIFVATFAISGLLCGLASISHTGRLLTSDPNAARGLELSAIAACVIGGTSLMGGRGSVIASFIGVLIIAVLQSGLAQMGVDDAIKQLITGGVIILAVLLDSLRQRLSKETH
- a CDS encoding sugar ABC transporter ATP-binding protein, which translates into the protein MTEVLTTQGMTKQYGKVVVLRDVSFDLVPGEIHALLGANGAGKSTLCKMIAGLTSVTSGTMRLRGQAFAPTNKQAAETAGVQIIQQELNLLPTLSVAENLFLSDLPNTGGLIRRKQLHQDATSALARLGLEHLDPSTPVGHLGVGQQQMVEIAAALARQCRVLILDEPTAALSGSETTRLFEQLTELKQRGVGMIYISHRLDEIKQIAERITVLRDGRYVCTRDVRSTSTDEMVDLMSGVGPDASSAPPHQFHSYIDQNKPPVLRVDQIHCGPVRHFSFEVKAGEKFGITGLVGSGRTELLRAIFGADVASSGTVKVADRPPQRFEHPRQAIASGLAMVTEDRKDNGLLLPQPIRSNITLASLRKRFSNFSLIRRRAEEHTSEDLCVRLQTKCTSIEQPVGTLSGGNQQKVVISKWLANDADVFLFDEPTRGIDVGARRRIYQLLDEIAASGKGIVIVSSDLDELFETCDTIAVMNHGHLIRTFSRDQWSEDLILQASFEMPAEVRA
- a CDS encoding sugar ABC transporter substrate-binding protein; its protein translation is MRKSIALLLLFSAAIAGCTKSASDPTGSGTDGDGKPKVALIMKSLANEFFSTMADGAREHAEAHSEQYTLIVNGIKEETDLSGQVALVDEMVSAGVDAIVIAPADSKALAPALRKAIKQGIVVVNIDNKLDPEVLAAEEIEVPFVGPDNRAGAKKVGEYLAKKLSAGDRVAILEGIQTAANSQQRVAGFEDAMEALGAEIVSKQSAQWEMSNANTITSSILSEHPDVKAILAANDTMALGAIAAVKSAGKADTVQIVGFDNISAIQDAVRSGKVLATADQHADQLAVFGIELALKKLSNPDTAIGDTETPVDLVTAETIAASAEASTQE